DNA sequence from the Oceanipulchritudo coccoides genome:
GGGAAGTTACCACTGGGTGGCAATGCGGAGCTATTTCAGCTTTTTCGAGGTCGCCTGCGCGAACGGCCATGACGGAATTTTTCCGGCCCACTACCGGGAACGGTTAATTCTCAACAGCTATGCTGAACTGTATCAGGACAAGCCGGATGGCTCGACCCCCATCAGCAACGATTCCAGTTCCACGATCAACCGGCGGGAACAACTTCTGCGCATCCACCGTCTTCTGGAAATTCCAGAGATTGGATTTTTCCTGAACGGTGGCAAAGAAGGGCCTGTCCCAGCGGTGACATCCTACTTTTACCCGCACTCAAGGATCGGCGTCATGCGAAGCGCATGGACCCCGGATGGCAACTACCTCTATTTTGACATGGGGGCATGGGGCGACAACCACATGAACCAGGACCAGCTCTCAATCGAGGTCTCCGCAAAGGGCCGCCATTTCCTCATCAATGGCGGAAAGTGGCGCTACACAACATCAGATCCCAATGCGGAGTGGATGCCCTTGGCCAAGTACTTCAAGGCCACGGCTTCTTACAATTGTGTCCTCGTCAATGGACTCGGCCAGATCTTCGGTGATGCGGAGGGACGGATGGTTATCTCGGATAATTGTGATTATGCCGATGGAACTTTCGGGGCGGGTTTCGGAGAGGAAGTTCCGGGCCGCGATGAGAAGCTGTTCCGCGAGCGAGGACTCTCGACCCTGATGGAAAACCGGTTACCCGGGGTTGTCCACCGCCGCCAGGTCTTCTTTGCCAAACCGTACGGCTGGATCATCCGGGACACGATTGAAGGTCCCGGCATAACGCATGCCGATCAGCTTTGGCATTTCTTCGAAGGGCCACTCAAACCCCTCAATGAGGAGCGCAGTGCCTGGTCCACTGATTTTCCCGACAGCAACCTGATCATTCTCTCGCCAGGCCGAGCCACTGTCTATGAAGGGCAGAAGGAACCGTTTATTGCCGGTTGGCACTGCCCCTATTACGATCAGTTACGGCCTGCGCCAGAACTTCGCTTTACCCAGCAGGGAAGTAAGCGGATTACCTTTCACACTCTACTCCTTCCGGTGGACGGACCCGTCACCTCCATGCCCGATTTTTCCTGGTCAGAGAATGCCTATACGGTCCAACACGGGCCGGTTGGATTCCAGGTAAGCGCACCTTGCAGCGGAATTTGGACCATTCAATAGAGCTTCACCCGACCTTTCATTCACCAACTGAATGCACCATGTACAAACAAATTGACCTCTCCTCCGACTGGAGAATTTTTCCCCTCGACCTGGACCATGGCCTGCTCGGAAACGCTGGCCGCGCTTATCAATGTGGTTACTCGCCTTCCGACTGCGTCACGGCCAATGTTCCCGTAACCGCTCCAACAGCATGGCTTCAGGACAAACGCATTGAGGATCCCTATGTGGGCATGAACAGCCGTGACATTCTCTGGATGGAGAAAAAGGAGTGGTGGTACCTGAAAGATTTTGATCTTCCGCGTACCGACGGTTGCTACCGCCTCACTTTTGAAGGGGTGAATTACCGGGCCGAAGCCTGGTTGAATGATGTCCAGATTGCCGTCTGGGAAGGCAGCTTCCTCCGCAAATCAATCGATCTTGACCCGGACTTGATCAAGGCATCCGGAAATCGTCTCGCCATCCGGGTTCGCACGCAGGAGCGTGCATGGGAGGATGGCACCCAGCCCGATCCGAGAGGATTCCAGAACAGTTCAGCCCATATCCGTACACAACGTCCAACCCCGCAATATGCTTATGGATGGAATTGGTCCCCTCACCTCATTGCCGTTGGAATCTGGCGCCCGGTTATTCTCGAATGGATGGAGTCAGCACGCTTCGCGGACACGCGCGTGCATGCCGAACTTCCCAGTGACTTAAAGACAGGCAGCATCCGGTTTACCGGTTCTATCGAAAACCTGGGCAAAGGAACCAAAGCACTGGCGGTCGAGGTCTCCATCCGCCATCCCAATGGCACAACAACGCAGGCACTGGAGGAAATTTCTGGAAGCGAAGTGGACTTGCAACTGGAAATCCCGGATCCGGAACTCTGGTATCCGAACGGCTTTGGTGACCAACCGCTCTACAATTTTGAAGCCCGCCTTATCACAAAGGACGGCACAACCTGCGACGAGCGCCACCGAAGGCTGGGATTCCGCCACATCGAGTTTGTCCCCAATCCCAATGACGTCGAAGTCCAGGCTGAGAGTGGCCAGTCCAACCGCATGTGGTCGATTGTTGGCAAGCCCTATCCCTGGACACTGAAAGTGAACGGTCTTCGGATTTTTTCCAAAGGAACCAACTGGTGTCCGGTCGACAACCTTTACCGAAACCGTGACAAGCATGTGACCCGTCTACTTGAGCTCGCGCGGGACGCACATTATGTGTTCATTCGCGTTTGGGGTGGCGGCCTGACTGAGTCTGATCACTTCTACGACTGCTGCGATGAGATGGGGTTGCTCTGCCTGCAGGAATTCTGGTTTGCCTGCGGGTCCGCACCCGCAATGGATTACCGCGTATTTCTCGAAAACGCGGAAAGCGAGTTGATCCGCCTCCGTGAACGCACCTCGATCGCCCTGTGGGGCGGGGGGAACGAATTCAATCCGGACAATCACGAGAATCGCCCGATTATTGATCTTATCGGCAAGCTTGTCGACCAGGTTGACGGAACCCGGGAATTCCGACGCGGCTCACCCTACAAGGGAGACAGGCATGGGGGTCTTGTATCGACACCTCACTACACGACGAACAAGTATCGTGATCTCCTTCCGGGTCGCAAACGTCTGGTTCTTTTGCGCAGCGAATGCGCCGTGGGGCGCTCCCCGACCCGTCCGGACAATATCCGCAAATTCGTGCCGGGGGACAAGCTGTGGCCGATCGACTGGGAAGTCTATCAGAACCACCACGCACAACGACCGGAATGGGAAATGGTTTCAAAGCCCTTCGGACCTGCGGAAACCTGGGAACAAGCCCTTTTGCACGCGTCCGTTTTCCACTGCATGGACAGCCGGATGAACATGGAGTTTGCCCGTGCCAGCAAATACGAGAGCTCCGGCTGCTGGACTTGGCAGCTAAACGCCTCATGGCCTTCCTTCCACCGCGAACACGTGGATTGGTATGGAGCCCCAAAGCCTGTCTACTACTGGTATAAGAACGCCTGCAAACCGGTCATCACACTGGCTGATTTCGAGCGCTTCGTCTATCATCCCGGAGAGCAGTTGAACCCGGAAATCATTGCCGTCAATGACACCCACACTCCTGTCCAGGTTGACGTGACAATTCGCATTTTTTCGCTGGATGGCCGTGAACTGCACAGCCAATTGCACTCCGCATTGGTTTCACCGGATGACCGCCACTCCTTCGGCAAGTTGGATTTCAGCATACCGTCGGAACTCGCCTGCAAGGCTCTCTATCTTTCCTTGAAGACCGTAATCGATGGCTCCCCTGTGCACCGGAATACCTACTACATAGCCGTTTCTCCCGACACCCGGCAGGCAAACGCGATGGAACTGGGAACTCACCTCAAGTTGCAATACATGGGGAAATCTTCGGTGGTCAACGCACCGCACTACTACACCCTCGCTGAAATTGTCGATGAGCCGACTGAGCATGACAAGGAGCAGAAACAGGCGGCAGCCGATGAGCTGGATGGCATCTACTCCCGGGACTTCGACGTTCCACAAAACCTTAATGGAAAAGAGCTGGAAATTTACCTCCCGGGCCTTTCCGCAGACGATGTCGTCTTACTGAACGGGACACAAATCGGCAAAGGACTGATCGACCTCGAGAGCGAATGGAATTACGAGGCTGATCCCCTGCGCTGGCCCAACCTCCCGCGCCGCCACTATCCTGTTCCTGGTTCCCTGCTTAAGCCAACAGGCAATAGCCTGGAAATACAGCTCAGTGGTCGCCGCATCGCTTCCGCAACCGACAAGCGCTTCGGACTCACCATGATGATCTACTTGCGCGAAGCCACTCCAGCCGATCTGCAGAAGGAGTTGACCGATTACAACCGGCGCATGGAATTTTTCCGCCCGATTGTCGAAGGACCACGTGCATCGCTCAGTGCGGAGATTCAGCCAGAAGACCAGAACGGTTCCAGATCAGTCCGTATCTCCAATGCCGGACCTGCAAGCGCCGCTTTCCTCGTACTGGACCTGACAAACGAGGGCTCGGCCCGGTTCACGTTTGAGGAGGGTGCGCCCGCCGCACTCGACCCGGATGAGACCGTCACTGTGGCTTTGAAAATCGAAGGTTCCGTATCACCCGATGCCGCTCTCTCCGTTCGCTGCCTCAACGCAGAAACCCTAATCGTTCCACTCGCCTGACCCATGTTGAAGACAATTATTACTCATCCCCAGATCCTCGAGGCCCTTGGCCAAAGCGGCCACTTTGCACAGGTTGTCATCGCTGACGGCAATTTCCCTTTCAAGGCAATGGGCGGTCCAAATGCGAGCACTGTTTACCTGAATTTCCGCCCGGGACTACTCGACGCGGAACAGGTCCTTGATGGCCTGCTTGAAATGGTCAACATCCAGGGTGCTATCGTCATGCAACCGCCAGCGGGTATCGAGCCTGATATCCACCTCAGATACCGGGAAAAACTGGGGACCCAAGTCGAGTGGAAAACCATGGAGCGATGGGCCTTTTATGACCAGATCAAGTCCCCTCAAACCACGCTTCTAATTGCCACCGGTGAACAGCGTCGATTCGCAAACCTTATCCTTACCGTGGGGGTCGTCAAACTCCCTGAAGAAAGCGGTTTCTGATCAAGGCGCGGTGGCGAACCCCCCCACCGCAAACCGGGATTCTTTCTCGATTGGATGTATTTCACTGAACCGGTGAAATAGTTTTAATCAAAGTTGAATGGAAGACGGGCCTTTACCACGGTTGGCAAACCGTTCCGGGTTGGCGGTTCAAATCGCAGACCCTCGATCCGGTGCAGAGCCGCCTTCGTAATCGCCGGATGATCACTGACAAGAATTTTGGGGAGGCGCGGAATTCCCTGGGCATCGACGTAAAGCTCAATCACAGCTCGTCCCTTGACGGGTTGGTCATCGGCGTCCACGGGCACCAGGATCTCACCGTCCCCGGACACTGAAAGCGGTTTGTCGAGCTCATCAGGAAGGCTCATTTGCATCGCTGGCTGGGTGTGCGCCAGACCTTGGATATTTTCATCGATGTGATCTGTAACCGACATGGCTATTGTTCCGGCAATTTCCCGGCCAGGGTCGCGGAAATGTACCTCCAGATTCAAGTCGGCAACAAGTGTGCCGGTTTCATCGTGGGCTGGTTGAAACCGAGCGAACTTGAGAGCCCGTTCGGCTGGTCCAATAAGCTGCGCATGGCTAGCGCTGATAACAACATGATCCAGGATTTCGCCATCAGTTCCAATCCGGACGATCGCCGTCACGGAAGGATTGCGTATGTTGAGATGGCGTAAATTAACCGGCATAAGAAGATCTGGAAAGGTCTCAGCCACAGGCGGGTGATAGCCTTCACTGCCTGCGGGTAAAGGTGGCGCCAGAACCTGGGTTACCAAAAGGGTCAACAATATGTATGGTAACTTCTTCATTATCTTTTTTCTCCTGAGTAGCAGACTTGATTTAAAGATTAAAGGCGCGCCCTTGCGCTGAATGGTTACCGATCCCGGATCTACTCGATCCGAATTGACAGTAATTGGCCAGCCTGTTTCCGATAAGCATTGGGTTTTCAACTCGAGTACCTGCCTGCGGCAAAGCCGGTTTGCCGCAACAAAAAGGCAGGCCCCGAAAGGGCCTGCCGGGTAATATAATAACCAAGGTGGATTTTCTATCCCGTAAAGCATTACGGGTTAACGATTGCTACAACCCTGTAGAAAAGTTTCTCGCCCGGGGAGGTCGGTCCGGACGTTGTGAATTCCAAGTCCGCCCCGGTGCCGTCAAGGCTGGAAACAGTTCCCCACGAAGTTGAGGAAAGATCCGTTGAGACCTGCAGGTGATAACGGGCTCCTGACTGGCTTGGGACGACTACCTTCATGTCCCCTCCGCTAAGGATCTCGCCGGAGATCAATTCCTGGGAAAGGTTGACCGAGCTCAGCTTGTGAACCTCCACCCGGTCCAATGTGAACCCGTCCGCAACACGGCTGTTGAGGTGGAACGCCACGGTGTCAAAAGTCAGGTTGGGACTGGTCGAGTCAGTTCGCGTCAGGAGCGCATAGTTGATGCTCCCCTGATCCAATGAGTAAGTGAGGGTCAGGTCGCTGCCTGTGTTTGCAAGGCTCAGGCTTCCCGTGTAGATCACACCATCGGAAATCGTGGTATGCTCACTGTTGGAAGTGGATCCCAGGGAGGTGTAGACGGAGGTCGAGCCGATCAGAATTGGATCAGAAGGAACAATCTTTTTCCTGAGGGAAATATTTCGCGCCGAGTCTAAACCGCCCGAAAACATGTAGCCCGTATAGTCAACAAAGTCGGGGTTCGGGCTTGATGTAGAGGTACCCTTGAAATTGTCCATCATCGTAGTGTCCCGATTGCCATGGCTGTCCCAAGTCCCCATCCGGAAATCATTCTCCGTCCCGTCGAAAACCAAGACCGTGGTTCCGGCAAAAAAACGGATTTCAAAACGGATGAGCAAAGTTTCGCCGGCTGCCAGCGAAACCGGACTACCCGAATCCGCAAAGAAGGCCAGAAGCCCCCGCCCGCTGTTCCCAGTCAGCTGGGTCAGCTCCGGTACGCCGGCTGACGGATCAATCACATTCGATGTCCCCGATGAGGAATACCACGCCATCGAGTTATTGGACAAATCCTGCGTTGCCCGCTCTTCGTCCGCAAAGGTTTCGTCAACTATTAAAGTTTCCTGCGTCTGGACTGTGATACTAAATGGTTTGTCGGAGAAGTCCCCGTCATTATCGCTAACCCTCAGGGAAAACGGAAAGACACCGGGCGCAGTTGCCGTCCCCGAAATGGTTCCGCTGACCGAATCGAGGGTAAGCCCGACGGGCAGGGAACCAACGCTGACGGAATAGCTCAAAGGAGCGTCTCCACCTATGGAGACAACGCTCACGGAGTAGGCCCCGTTGAGCGGTGCCTCCGGAAACGAAGCTGTCAGGATTTCCGGGATTGAACCCGGAGGTGAATAACTGCCGGATGGGCCTCCATAATAGGCAGGTCCCACTTCAGCCCTGGCCAGAGGCGCTCCAATTGGAGTTCCAGCGGCACCGACCTCATACGCCCCGATATCCGGGTTGCCGTCAGTTCGTGGAAGGCCCCGTATATCATTAAAAATCAGTGGATCCACTAGACCGGAATCCAGACAGGGGCTGGTTCCGGAAGGAATAGAATACCCCAGTCCAACGTCGGGAACAAGATCGGGAAAAACACCATAAGTCACCCCGGAAAGACCTGTTGTCCCGTAATTGCCACCAATGTCATAGACAAGGTTACCACCAAATTCCATCAGGGATGTGGCATATTGGAGATCAAAGACAATTCCGGATATACCTGAGTTCTGGACAACATTGTTCAAGATCCGCACATCATCCGGAACAACGCCGTCTGACTTGTCTTCTCCTATGTTGATCGGGCGCTTACAATCCACGAACGTGTTGTTGGCAATGACGGCCCGGTCTGCCGCCTCGTAGCCATTGCTGTCATCGCTTGCTGGCCAGTCGTTGTCCCCTGCCATGACCACAACCGTTGAACGCAGCCCAGTCCCTTGGATTCCCTCGAAATAATTGTTCCTGACCACGTGATCCTGCCCGATTACACGTACACCCGAGTCGCGACCGGTTCCGCTGCCAAAGAAGAAATTCCCCTCCACGATGCACTCGTCACCATGCCGCAGGGTAAGTTGTCCATCGTTGTCCATAAACGTGTTGTACCGGAAAATGTTCCCCGCTGACTTGTTTGAAATGACCTCCATTTCGTCCGCGCTCAAATTCTTGATCGTCTGGAAAAACAGATTGTGTTCCACCGTCACTTCCATCCGGTAGACTTGCCTGCTGCTGTCGCTGATCCGGATACCCTCGTAGCCGTTTGTTCCAATGACGGTCCGTGGACCCATGTAATTGTGGTCAAACCGATGGTTCCGGGTGACCGATGCCCCACCCTCCGAACTGTCTGGCTTGAAATTGACCGTCACATTCTCGGTTGTTTTTCCCTCGAAACTGCAGTGGTCAATCCGGTGGTTGAACCCGTAGGCAAAAAGCCAATACGAAGATGCCGGGCCTGCATTGAAGTCCTTGAATTGGCAGTTTGTCACACGGCAGGAATCCGATGCCTTCGCAAGCTGGACAACTCCGTTACTGGATACAGGCCCGCCGTTGCCATCAAAAACAAGCCCAGCCAGAATGATGTGTGATCCATCAAGGGTGAACCGAGTCAATCCCTCGAATACGGCTCCGCCCAGCGGCTCGGCATACACGCTTATGGGACTCCCCGCGGTGCCAGTTCCCTTGAGAGTCCGTTGGATATCCGTGTAAGTCCCGGCTTGAATCCTGACGGTGTCTCCAGCTTGCAAGGTCGTCGGCAAGGCTGAGAAATCAGCTTCACTCGATACCACATAGTCGGCACCCATGGCATACGTGCAGGGAATCACCAAAACACCATAGCTTAGCAAGCGAAGGAAATGTTTCTTCACCGCAAGCAACCTCTTGAATTCAAGGAGATTCCTTCGCCCACGCCCATGACAGCTAAAGCGAAAACCAGGGGTTGAGAAGACCTGCA
Encoded proteins:
- a CDS encoding heparinase II/III family protein, which gives rise to MSDTTLLQRLNILLERPFPDLEACLEHFREIFPSRVGNYHQEEVGPIYHHDLPGEADRFVAKEFHLGEATMDMSDGLDWYAAPAGDLEWNGGLVRHGYFMLLATEYEKTGREVYAETILEHMLHYIEHVPVFDPAGKAYLDYKKSTWRPFEAAGRVAETWPEALSKVIGSGAMTADAWARILISVHEHAVFLRKEHWKTGNHATLEVAALGIIACFYPEFKESPEWLAYAVKFLDGMWPDLFAEDGYSKEMSGSYHWVAMRSYFSFFEVACANGHDGIFPAHYRERLILNSYAELYQDKPDGSTPISNDSSSTINRREQLLRIHRLLEIPEIGFFLNGGKEGPVPAVTSYFYPHSRIGVMRSAWTPDGNYLYFDMGAWGDNHMNQDQLSIEVSAKGRHFLINGGKWRYTTSDPNAEWMPLAKYFKATASYNCVLVNGLGQIFGDAEGRMVISDNCDYADGTFGAGFGEEVPGRDEKLFRERGLSTLMENRLPGVVHRRQVFFAKPYGWIIRDTIEGPGITHADQLWHFFEGPLKPLNEERSAWSTDFPDSNLIILSPGRATVYEGQKEPFIAGWHCPYYDQLRPAPELRFTQQGSKRITFHTLLLPVDGPVTSMPDFSWSENAYTVQHGPVGFQVSAPCSGIWTIQ
- a CDS encoding beta-mannosidase: MYKQIDLSSDWRIFPLDLDHGLLGNAGRAYQCGYSPSDCVTANVPVTAPTAWLQDKRIEDPYVGMNSRDILWMEKKEWWYLKDFDLPRTDGCYRLTFEGVNYRAEAWLNDVQIAVWEGSFLRKSIDLDPDLIKASGNRLAIRVRTQERAWEDGTQPDPRGFQNSSAHIRTQRPTPQYAYGWNWSPHLIAVGIWRPVILEWMESARFADTRVHAELPSDLKTGSIRFTGSIENLGKGTKALAVEVSIRHPNGTTTQALEEISGSEVDLQLEIPDPELWYPNGFGDQPLYNFEARLITKDGTTCDERHRRLGFRHIEFVPNPNDVEVQAESGQSNRMWSIVGKPYPWTLKVNGLRIFSKGTNWCPVDNLYRNRDKHVTRLLELARDAHYVFIRVWGGGLTESDHFYDCCDEMGLLCLQEFWFACGSAPAMDYRVFLENAESELIRLRERTSIALWGGGNEFNPDNHENRPIIDLIGKLVDQVDGTREFRRGSPYKGDRHGGLVSTPHYTTNKYRDLLPGRKRLVLLRSECAVGRSPTRPDNIRKFVPGDKLWPIDWEVYQNHHAQRPEWEMVSKPFGPAETWEQALLHASVFHCMDSRMNMEFARASKYESSGCWTWQLNASWPSFHREHVDWYGAPKPVYYWYKNACKPVITLADFERFVYHPGEQLNPEIIAVNDTHTPVQVDVTIRIFSLDGRELHSQLHSALVSPDDRHSFGKLDFSIPSELACKALYLSLKTVIDGSPVHRNTYYIAVSPDTRQANAMELGTHLKLQYMGKSSVVNAPHYYTLAEIVDEPTEHDKEQKQAAADELDGIYSRDFDVPQNLNGKELEIYLPGLSADDVVLLNGTQIGKGLIDLESEWNYEADPLRWPNLPRRHYPVPGSLLKPTGNSLEIQLSGRRIASATDKRFGLTMMIYLREATPADLQKELTDYNRRMEFFRPIVEGPRASLSAEIQPEDQNGSRSVRISNAGPASAAFLVLDLTNEGSARFTFEEGAPAALDPDETVTVALKIEGSVSPDAALSVRCLNAETLIVPLA
- a CDS encoding RbsD/FucU family protein is translated as MLKTIITHPQILEALGQSGHFAQVVIADGNFPFKAMGGPNASTVYLNFRPGLLDAEQVLDGLLEMVNIQGAIVMQPPAGIEPDIHLRYREKLGTQVEWKTMERWAFYDQIKSPQTTLLIATGEQRRFANLILTVGVVKLPEESGF
- a CDS encoding energy transducer TonB; protein product: MKKLPYILLTLLVTQVLAPPLPAGSEGYHPPVAETFPDLLMPVNLRHLNIRNPSVTAIVRIGTDGEILDHVVISASHAQLIGPAERALKFARFQPAHDETGTLVADLNLEVHFRDPGREIAGTIAMSVTDHIDENIQGLAHTQPAMQMSLPDELDKPLSVSGDGEILVPVDADDQPVKGRAVIELYVDAQGIPRLPKILVSDHPAITKAALHRIEGLRFEPPTRNGLPTVVKARLPFNFD
- a CDS encoding chondroitinase-B domain-containing protein, with amino-acid sequence MKKHFLRLLSYGVLVIPCTYAMGADYVVSSEADFSALPTTLQAGDTVRIQAGTYTDIQRTLKGTGTAGSPISVYAEPLGGAVFEGLTRFTLDGSHIILAGLVFDGNGGPVSSNGVVQLAKASDSCRVTNCQFKDFNAGPASSYWLFAYGFNHRIDHCSFEGKTTENVTVNFKPDSSEGGASVTRNHRFDHNYMGPRTVIGTNGYEGIRISDSSRQVYRMEVTVEHNLFFQTIKNLSADEMEVISNKSAGNIFRYNTFMDNDGQLTLRHGDECIVEGNFFFGSGTGRDSGVRVIGQDHVVRNNYFEGIQGTGLRSTVVVMAGDNDWPASDDSNGYEAADRAVIANNTFVDCKRPINIGEDKSDGVVPDDVRILNNVVQNSGISGIVFDLQYATSLMEFGGNLVYDIGGNYGTTGLSGVTYGVFPDLVPDVGLGYSIPSGTSPCLDSGLVDPLIFNDIRGLPRTDGNPDIGAYEVGAAGTPIGAPLARAEVGPAYYGGPSGSYSPPGSIPEILTASFPEAPLNGAYSVSVVSIGGDAPLSYSVSVGSLPVGLTLDSVSGTISGTATAPGVFPFSLRVSDNDGDFSDKPFSITVQTQETLIVDETFADEERATQDLSNNSMAWYSSSGTSNVIDPSAGVPELTQLTGNSGRGLLAFFADSGSPVSLAAGETLLIRFEIRFFAGTTVLVFDGTENDFRMGTWDSHGNRDTTMMDNFKGTSTSSPNPDFVDYTGYMFSGGLDSARNISLRKKIVPSDPILIGSTSVYTSLGSTSNSEHTTISDGVIYTGSLSLANTGSDLTLTYSLDQGSINYALLTRTDSTSPNLTFDTVAFHLNSRVADGFTLDRVEVHKLSSVNLSQELISGEILSGGDMKVVVPSQSGARYHLQVSTDLSSTSWGTVSSLDGTGADLEFTTSGPTSPGEKLFYRVVAIVNP